In one Pseudomonas tensinigenes genomic region, the following are encoded:
- a CDS encoding DUF4123 domain-containing protein, which produces MHVKALSALLEAPRHGFEELPRESSDLTLCFIIDRVRQPEAMSRFYRVGEPVDTQGLFLNTDFAEIAADGPLWLVAPWGSRLAAEAAKLCEENFSGIALSTTDPAKALAHARWLLRANDGSGGQSLLSYHKPSLWAALAYTAGESSHQLFGPWQHVYSPAPLHFGRNRGRWLSWRPVSELEWLGDVSAFNLPPTAPKVQEHLGWVYWADEQYAAYGEPTDEQLPNLVENLNVLVAHNIYEGRHLLKLGQITNGPLLETQPQAMAILQSREESFIKVQQLQQLAISAA; this is translated from the coding sequence ATGCATGTAAAAGCGCTGAGCGCCCTCCTCGAAGCGCCACGCCATGGGTTCGAGGAACTGCCGAGAGAAAGCTCCGACCTGACCCTGTGTTTCATCATCGATCGCGTCCGCCAGCCGGAAGCCATGAGCCGCTTCTACCGTGTCGGTGAGCCCGTAGACACCCAAGGTCTGTTTCTCAACACCGACTTCGCTGAAATTGCCGCTGACGGTCCTCTCTGGCTGGTCGCCCCGTGGGGCAGTCGACTCGCAGCCGAAGCGGCAAAGCTCTGCGAAGAAAATTTCTCCGGCATTGCCCTCTCCACAACAGATCCAGCCAAGGCACTGGCACATGCCCGCTGGCTCCTGCGTGCCAACGATGGCTCCGGTGGCCAAAGCCTGTTGAGCTATCACAAGCCAAGCCTGTGGGCCGCGCTGGCCTACACCGCTGGTGAAAGTTCGCATCAGCTTTTCGGTCCTTGGCAACACGTTTACAGCCCGGCACCGCTCCACTTCGGGCGTAATCGCGGTCGCTGGCTCAGTTGGCGCCCCGTTTCGGAACTTGAATGGCTGGGCGACGTCTCAGCGTTCAACCTGCCGCCAACAGCGCCAAAGGTTCAGGAGCATCTGGGTTGGGTTTATTGGGCAGACGAGCAATACGCAGCCTACGGTGAACCCACCGACGAACAACTGCCCAACCTCGTGGAAAACCTGAACGTGCTGGTTGCCCACAACATTTACGAAGGTCGCCATTTACTGAAACTGGGCCAAATCACCAACGGCCCGCTGCTCGAGACGCAGCCTCAGGCAATGGCCATCCTGCAATCCAGGGAAGAGTCGTTCATCAAAGTGCAGCAGTTGCAGCAACTCGCTATCAGCGCTGCTTGA
- a CDS encoding tetratricopeptide repeat protein, with translation MLFSKHANSELSTQQQKSKSEGIKLYNQYKATSAIEFLKIAADGGDDEALYYLGESIRKNNRYLTQEAQKAYEESAKKGNIYSMIRLGGADQDLCVTMKNCSPSEQSPEGWMNEAKKLATDQASHGNAESMYLLWEITGNDEWLEKSAEKGFALAQFRLATKYQEGGGVFLLPSRRSDEIEKWMKASAENGYPPAMMGFAAARLEKADFSSFRTWNEKAADSGYVSAVFGYASYIGEVEPKYGFTSDPVTSYALLSNLLELDGGGNVTNNVNDVLPEVEKNLSKEQIGKAKELAKTWKANHPPLSFFPDKLGY, from the coding sequence ATGCTGTTTAGCAAGCATGCAAACTCCGAGCTATCCACCCAACAACAAAAATCAAAAAGCGAGGGGATAAAACTCTACAATCAATACAAAGCCACTTCTGCGATTGAGTTTTTGAAGATCGCAGCTGATGGTGGCGATGATGAGGCACTCTACTACCTAGGTGAATCAATAAGAAAAAACAACAGATACTTGACTCAGGAAGCACAAAAAGCTTACGAGGAGTCAGCAAAAAAAGGCAATATTTATTCTATGATCCGGCTCGGAGGAGCGGACCAAGACTTGTGCGTAACCATGAAGAATTGTTCCCCCTCTGAGCAATCGCCTGAAGGCTGGATGAATGAAGCTAAGAAGCTTGCAACTGATCAGGCATCTCATGGAAATGCTGAGTCTATGTACTTGTTATGGGAAATAACAGGGAACGATGAATGGTTAGAAAAATCTGCAGAAAAAGGTTTCGCATTGGCGCAATTTCGTTTAGCGACTAAATATCAAGAAGGTGGCGGAGTATTCCTACTGCCCTCCAGAAGATCAGATGAAATCGAAAAGTGGATGAAAGCGTCTGCAGAGAATGGCTATCCTCCAGCTATGATGGGATTTGCCGCTGCCAGGCTTGAAAAAGCCGACTTTTCATCGTTTAGAACTTGGAATGAAAAAGCTGCAGATTCAGGCTACGTATCAGCGGTTTTTGGTTATGCTTCTTATATAGGCGAAGTTGAACCAAAATACGGATTCACCTCAGACCCAGTGACGTCATATGCGCTACTATCAAATCTACTAGAGCTTGATGGTGGTGGAAACGTAACAAACAATGTTAACGATGTTTTGCCAGAAGTGGAAAAAAACCTTTCAAAAGAGCAGATAGGGAAAGCAAAAGAACTCGCAAAAACGTGGAAGGCCAACCACCCGCCTCTCTCGTTCTTCCCTGACAAGCTAGGATATTAA
- a CDS encoding tetratricopeptide repeat protein has translation MTRFLTWPLLIALFSWAEPSLAADSAPEKVSGLVLYNQLNINAATQQLQIESNDGNSDFQYYLAEIIRKKSRYMAPEAQHWYEKAAEKDNIYAMIQLGRHKNDFCQKIGNCPPFKKTQAEWFAQAKGLVLPKAQEGDPESLYLMYEITLNREWLEKSANAGYSLAQYWMAVSERQGEGFFLIPGKRDASVKKWLLLSSEGGYPKAMMDYLEILHREGDTASIRQWLELAARSGYQVAVSSYGAYISHTPDKLDYPLDLVKGNALFTLLKDLGDAGGIGRYVERKGEEIREKMTPAQIEDSERIAKEWKTTHPPLSFFPDKLGY, from the coding sequence ATGACAAGATTCTTGACTTGGCCTTTATTAATTGCTCTTTTTTCTTGGGCGGAACCAAGTCTGGCGGCAGACAGCGCCCCTGAAAAAGTTTCAGGATTAGTTCTATACAACCAACTCAATATTAACGCAGCGACTCAACAACTCCAAATTGAAAGCAACGACGGAAACTCGGACTTTCAATACTATTTGGCGGAAATCATTCGTAAAAAAAGCCGTTACATGGCCCCCGAAGCGCAACATTGGTATGAAAAGGCGGCAGAAAAAGACAATATCTATGCAATGATTCAACTGGGCCGACACAAAAATGACTTTTGTCAGAAGATTGGCAACTGCCCTCCATTCAAGAAAACCCAAGCGGAATGGTTTGCACAAGCTAAAGGATTAGTTCTACCAAAGGCGCAGGAAGGCGATCCCGAATCCTTGTATCTAATGTATGAAATCACTCTTAATCGTGAGTGGTTAGAGAAATCCGCAAACGCGGGATACTCGCTCGCGCAGTACTGGATGGCGGTCAGCGAGCGTCAGGGCGAAGGTTTCTTCTTGATTCCAGGAAAACGTGATGCATCTGTAAAAAAATGGCTTTTGCTTTCGTCGGAAGGCGGATATCCAAAAGCAATGATGGATTACCTAGAAATTTTACATAGAGAAGGCGACACAGCGAGTATTCGCCAGTGGCTTGAGTTAGCAGCCCGCAGTGGTTACCAAGTGGCAGTAAGCAGCTATGGTGCCTATATTTCCCACACTCCAGACAAACTGGATTACCCCCTAGATCTAGTTAAAGGTAATGCGCTTTTTACATTGCTTAAAGATCTAGGTGATGCTGGCGGAATCGGAAGATATGTTGAGCGAAAAGGTGAAGAAATTCGCGAGAAAATGACACCAGCACAGATTGAAGATTCAGAAAGAATAGCTAAAGAGTGGAAAACCACTCACCCGCCACTCTCATTTTTTCCGGACAAGCTAGGATATTAA
- a CDS encoding tetratricopeptide repeat protein produces MRLFRYFFVATFLISTTPAFASKSEREVSAGIALYNQLKFDAAFPSLEKEAQSGNVESQYYLGEALRKRNRYMTPEAQQWYETAAMNGSIYAMIQLGRAKNDLCAIMENCPPSKKTQAEWFVEAKKVTLPKANDGDPESLYLMYEITLDHKWLEKSANAGYPLAQYWMAVGDRQGEGFFLIPGKRDEAIRKWLKAASEGGNPKAMMEYIEILYKKGDLDGVRHWLQAAAETGDQKAISSYGSYIAHAPDQVGYPLDLVKGYALISLLKELDGGGAIQDFVQDTLEEIGSKMTPKQIESSKAVAEQWKTTHPPLSFFPEKLGR; encoded by the coding sequence GTGAGGCTATTCAGGTATTTCTTTGTCGCAACATTTTTAATAAGTACCACGCCTGCTTTTGCGTCAAAATCAGAGCGCGAAGTTTCTGCAGGCATTGCGTTATATAATCAGTTAAAATTTGACGCAGCCTTTCCCTCATTAGAAAAAGAAGCGCAATCTGGAAATGTGGAGTCGCAATACTACTTAGGCGAAGCGCTAAGAAAGCGTAACCGATATATGACGCCTGAAGCACAGCAATGGTATGAAACAGCGGCGATGAATGGCTCGATTTACGCTATGATTCAGTTGGGCAGAGCAAAAAACGATCTTTGCGCAATAATGGAAAACTGCCCACCGTCTAAAAAAACTCAAGCCGAGTGGTTCGTGGAAGCCAAGAAGGTCACTTTGCCGAAGGCAAATGACGGCGATCCAGAATCTCTGTATTTAATGTATGAAATCACCTTGGATCATAAGTGGTTAGAGAAATCTGCAAATGCAGGATATCCACTCGCTCAATATTGGATGGCCGTCGGAGATCGACAAGGTGAGGGATTTTTTCTTATACCTGGAAAACGTGATGAGGCCATCCGCAAATGGCTGAAAGCTGCCTCTGAAGGCGGCAATCCAAAAGCAATGATGGAATACATTGAGATCCTGTATAAGAAAGGCGATCTTGATGGGGTGCGCCATTGGCTTCAGGCAGCAGCTGAAACGGGCGATCAAAAAGCAATTAGCAGCTATGGCTCTTACATTGCCCATGCACCCGACCAAGTTGGTTATCCCCTCGACCTTGTTAAAGGTTATGCACTGATTAGCCTTCTGAAAGAGCTGGATGGTGGAGGCGCTATTCAAGATTTCGTTCAAGATACTCTCGAAGAAATTGGCAGCAAAATGACACCTAAACAGATAGAAAGTTCTAAAGCTGTCGCTGAGCAATGGAAAACCACTCACCCACCGCTCTCCTTCTTCCCCGAAAAGCTAGGCAGATAA
- a CDS encoding type VI secretion system Vgr family protein codes for MLDANATHITLTLEGANADLQVLSFTGREALNEPFRFDLELVSARPDLKLEELLHKPGVLTFGPTGEGKIHGLVYRIEQGDSGKTLTRYSLSLVPQLAYLRHNHDQQIFQQLTVPKIIAQVLEDRGILADAYSFQLNAEYPEREYCVQYDESDLHFIQRLCEEEGIHFHFQHSSSGHKLVFGDDQTVFRKLKPVSYQQDSGMAADKPVIKRFNLRLETRTTRVSRRDYDFEKPQILPEGTAKSTFAPDLEDYDYPGRFTTRERGKFLSTRALERHRSDYKLAEGKGDEPTLTSGHFLTQAEHPRAEWNDLWLLLEVFHEGKQPQVLGENVTSDVTDNKSDFHQGYRNSFLATPWDAHYRPALEHPKPKVLGSQTAVVTGPAGEEIHCDQYGRIKVQFHWDRDGQSNDKTTCWMRVASGWAGAAYGGIAIPRIGMEVLVTFLEGDPDQPLVTGCLYHKENVVPYDLPANKTRSTFKTLSSPGGKGYNEFRIEDKKGAEQIYIHAQRDWDENIEHDQKIRVGNERHDTVEANTLSEFKVEEHRITHLDRISEMRADDHLTVGVTQHLKVGTAQFVEAGSEIHYYAGQKVVVEGAMELTAKAGGSFVKVDAGGVTISGAEVKINTGGSPGVGTPAAPLLPGPMKVADADKAGKVLIPLPKRLNESGITPLCGKQSNGACSRKDCTCM; via the coding sequence ATGCTGGACGCCAACGCAACCCACATTACCCTCACGCTTGAAGGCGCCAACGCCGACCTGCAAGTCCTCAGCTTCACCGGTCGCGAAGCCCTCAACGAACCGTTCCGTTTCGACCTCGAACTCGTCAGCGCCCGCCCCGACCTCAAACTCGAAGAGCTGTTGCACAAACCCGGCGTCCTGACCTTCGGCCCGACCGGCGAAGGCAAGATCCACGGTCTGGTCTATCGCATCGAGCAAGGCGACTCCGGCAAGACCCTGACCCGTTACAGCCTCAGCCTGGTGCCACAACTGGCCTACCTGCGGCACAACCACGATCAGCAGATTTTCCAGCAATTGACCGTGCCGAAGATCATCGCTCAGGTCCTGGAAGATCGCGGCATTCTTGCCGACGCCTACAGCTTCCAGCTCAACGCCGAATACCCGGAACGCGAGTACTGCGTGCAGTACGACGAATCCGACCTGCATTTCATCCAGCGCCTGTGCGAGGAAGAAGGCATTCACTTCCACTTCCAGCACAGCAGCAGCGGCCACAAACTGGTGTTCGGCGACGACCAGACCGTGTTCCGTAAGCTGAAACCGGTGAGCTACCAGCAAGACTCCGGCATGGCCGCCGACAAACCGGTGATCAAGCGTTTCAACCTGCGTCTGGAAACCCGCACCACCCGCGTCAGCCGCCGCGACTACGACTTCGAAAAACCGCAGATCCTCCCCGAAGGCACGGCGAAAAGCACCTTTGCCCCGGACCTCGAAGACTACGACTACCCCGGCCGCTTCACCACCCGCGAGCGCGGCAAGTTCCTTTCCACCCGCGCCCTCGAACGCCATCGCAGCGACTACAAACTCGCCGAAGGTAAAGGTGATGAACCAACCCTCACCAGCGGCCATTTCCTCACGCAGGCCGAACACCCGCGCGCCGAATGGAATGACCTGTGGCTGCTGCTGGAAGTCTTCCACGAAGGGAAACAGCCGCAAGTGCTCGGCGAAAACGTCACCAGCGACGTCACCGACAACAAAAGCGATTTCCACCAGGGCTACCGCAACAGCTTCCTCGCCACCCCGTGGGACGCGCACTACCGCCCTGCCCTCGAACACCCGAAACCAAAAGTCCTCGGCAGCCAGACCGCCGTCGTCACCGGCCCGGCGGGCGAAGAAATCCACTGCGACCAGTACGGCCGCATCAAAGTGCAATTCCACTGGGACCGCGACGGCCAGTCCAACGACAAAACCACCTGCTGGATGCGCGTCGCCAGCGGCTGGGCCGGCGCCGCGTACGGCGGCATCGCCATCCCGCGCATCGGCATGGAGGTCCTCGTCACCTTCCTCGAAGGCGATCCCGACCAGCCACTTGTCACTGGTTGCCTGTACCACAAGGAAAACGTCGTCCCCTACGACCTGCCGGCAAACAAGACCCGCAGCACCTTCAAGACCCTGAGCTCACCGGGCGGCAAGGGCTACAACGAGTTCCGGATTGAAGACAAGAAAGGCGCCGAACAGATCTACATCCACGCCCAGCGCGACTGGGACGAAAACATCGAGCACGACCAGAAGATTCGCGTGGGCAACGAACGGCACGACACGGTTGAAGCCAATACGCTGAGTGAGTTCAAGGTTGAAGAGCACCGGATTACGCATCTGGATCGCATCAGCGAGATGCGTGCGGATGATCACCTGACCGTGGGTGTCACCCAGCACCTGAAGGTCGGGACTGCGCAGTTTGTCGAGGCCGGGTCAGAAATCCATTACTACGCCGGCCAGAAAGTGGTGGTCGAAGGCGCAATGGAACTCACGGCCAAGGCTGGTGGGAGTTTCGTCAAGGTCGATGCGGGTGGCGTGACCATCAGCGGGGCCGAGGTGAAGATCAATACCGGCGGCTCGCCTGGGGTCGGGACGCCTGCGGCACCATTGCTGCCGGGACCGATGAAGGTGGCGGATGCGGATAAGGCTGGAAAAGTACTCATCCCACTTCCAAAGCGTCTGAACGAGTCAGGTATCACGCCGTTGTGCGGAAAACAAAGCAACGGCGCCTGCAGCCGTAAGGATTGCACATGCATGTAA
- a CDS encoding carbohydrate kinase family protein, giving the protein MYLVCGEALFDFFSEDDASGLASKVNFKAIAGGSPFNVAVGLRRLGVDSALFGGLSTDYLGRRLRQVLRDEGVRPDYLVDFAAPTTLAMVAVGANGSPHYSFRGEGCADRQLSLAHLPALGPEVRGLHIGSFSLVVQPIGDTLLTLVQRESGKRLITLDPNVRLNPEPNIDLWRERIATLVPLADLIKVSDEDLSLLYPEQDPQRVIEGWLEHRCQIVFLTRGGDGATAFSRQHGTWSVPAASIKIADTVGAGDTFQAALITWLTEHGLDSVEGVQQLAHEQIDAMLRFAVQAAALTCSKTGPDLPYRHQLS; this is encoded by the coding sequence ATGTATTTGGTGTGTGGCGAAGCCCTGTTCGATTTTTTCAGTGAAGACGACGCCAGCGGTCTGGCTTCGAAAGTGAACTTCAAGGCGATTGCCGGCGGCTCGCCGTTCAACGTCGCCGTCGGTTTGCGCCGTCTGGGGGTGGACTCGGCCTTGTTTGGCGGGCTGTCCACTGACTACCTCGGCCGTCGTTTGCGGCAAGTGCTGCGGGATGAAGGTGTGCGCCCGGACTATCTGGTGGATTTCGCCGCGCCGACCACGCTGGCCATGGTCGCCGTCGGTGCCAATGGCTCGCCGCACTACAGCTTTCGCGGTGAAGGCTGCGCGGACCGGCAGTTGAGTCTGGCTCATCTGCCAGCGCTGGGTCCTGAGGTGCGCGGCTTGCACATTGGCTCGTTCTCGCTGGTGGTGCAGCCGATTGGCGACACCTTGCTGACGCTGGTACAACGCGAGAGCGGCAAACGCCTGATCACCCTCGATCCGAACGTACGCCTCAATCCCGAGCCGAACATCGACCTGTGGCGCGAGCGCATCGCGACGCTGGTGCCACTGGCCGATCTGATCAAGGTCAGTGACGAAGACCTGAGCCTGCTTTACCCCGAACAGGATCCGCAACGGGTGATCGAAGGCTGGCTCGAACATCGCTGCCAGATCGTCTTCCTCACCCGTGGCGGCGATGGCGCTACTGCGTTCAGCCGCCAACACGGCACATGGTCAGTCCCGGCAGCCTCGATAAAGATTGCCGATACCGTTGGCGCGGGCGATACCTTCCAGGCCGCGCTGATCACCTGGCTGACCGAGCACGGTCTGGATTCGGTCGAAGGCGTGCAGCAACTCGCGCACGAGCAGATCGACGCCATGCTCAGGTTCGCCGTGCAAGCCGCCGCGCTGACCTGCAGCAAAACCGGCCCGGATCTGCCCTATCGTCACCAATTGAGCTGA
- a CDS encoding tetratricopeptide repeat protein gives MTILKAIAVAIFIILPTCVSATLSSQQQSAKERGIILFKQYKTAEPELRIAAEAGDAEAQFFLAEEIRQNKQYITDEAYKWYEAAATQGDLYSMIRIGRTDNDLCLTMKNCPTGKKEPKEWLAEATRIAKDKSDRGDAEALYIMYELTAEREWLKKSALAGDAIAQYRMAIGDRQGEGFILPWKRQEIVEHWFLLSAKAGNPKAMMQLFGIYREKGELEQARYWVEKAASIGYEAGVYNYGYFLAVDPKALGFTEDKIKGYALISLLKELDGGGAAQTDVEETLPQISEKMTPTQIQEAEDFATKWKTTHPPLSFFPEKIGF, from the coding sequence ATGACAATACTTAAAGCAATTGCCGTAGCGATATTCATCATACTACCAACATGTGTTTCTGCGACGCTTAGCTCTCAGCAGCAATCAGCGAAAGAACGCGGAATAATACTATTCAAGCAGTATAAGACTGCCGAACCCGAATTACGAATAGCGGCAGAAGCAGGAGACGCTGAAGCGCAGTTTTTTTTAGCAGAGGAAATACGCCAAAACAAACAATACATCACCGATGAAGCTTATAAATGGTATGAGGCCGCAGCCACCCAAGGCGACCTTTATTCGATGATTCGAATCGGCCGAACCGATAATGACCTATGTTTGACAATGAAGAATTGTCCAACAGGAAAAAAAGAACCAAAAGAATGGTTGGCTGAAGCGACGAGAATCGCGAAAGACAAATCCGATCGCGGTGATGCGGAAGCTCTTTACATAATGTATGAGTTGACCGCAGAGAGAGAGTGGTTAAAGAAATCAGCACTCGCAGGAGATGCAATCGCCCAATATCGAATGGCTATTGGTGATCGTCAAGGAGAAGGCTTTATTCTTCCATGGAAGCGCCAAGAGATAGTCGAACATTGGTTTTTACTTTCTGCGAAAGCAGGAAACCCTAAAGCAATGATGCAACTTTTTGGTATATATAGAGAAAAAGGCGAACTGGAACAAGCCCGCTATTGGGTAGAAAAAGCGGCGTCGATTGGATATGAGGCCGGCGTCTATAACTATGGCTACTTTTTAGCCGTCGACCCTAAAGCACTCGGATTTACGGAAGATAAAATCAAAGGGTATGCATTAATTTCTCTGCTGAAAGAGCTAGACGGCGGCGGAGCAGCACAAACAGATGTTGAGGAGACACTTCCACAAATTTCAGAAAAAATGACCCCGACGCAGATTCAGGAAGCAGAAGACTTTGCTACCAAGTGGAAGACTACACACCCCCCTCTGTCTTTCTTCCCTGAAAAAATAGGCTTTTAA
- a CDS encoding OprD family porin: protein MRPLFPLITPRQSFGFGAVVLCAGFTAQAQASGFFEDTTAKIESRTVYFNRDFRDGSTSNAQGASKREESAQGFILNLQSGYTEGTVGFGIDALGMLGFQLDSSPDRSNSGLLPSSGNDPRGSKGQYAKMGLTAKVKVSNTVLKYGALLPDLPLLKYNDGRLLPTMFNGAMLTSKELKDLTFMAARLDKYTARDSTDSQDIRVHCKNKRYACNTTADHFDMYGFDYKINDRLTAQYHYAELEDIYRQHFVGLLGNQPLAGGVLKADLRVLKSADSGDAKAGSIDNRALSGMVSYAHSGHTFSAGWQRMNGDNSMPYLDGSNPYLVNYVQVNDFAAAQERSWQLRYDYDFKAIGINGLSFLTRYVNGDHIKVLGSDQEGKEWERDSELKYVIQTGTFKDVSLRLRNATYRTNYEKFARDVDETRLIVSYSFSVL from the coding sequence ATGCGTCCCCTATTTCCCCTCATCACCCCGCGCCAGTCGTTTGGCTTCGGAGCCGTTGTGCTGTGCGCAGGTTTTACCGCACAGGCTCAGGCCAGCGGATTTTTTGAAGACACCACGGCGAAAATCGAATCGCGCACGGTGTACTTCAACCGCGATTTCCGTGATGGGAGCACCTCGAACGCTCAGGGCGCCTCCAAGCGTGAGGAGTCGGCACAGGGTTTTATTCTCAACCTGCAATCGGGCTACACCGAAGGTACGGTGGGTTTTGGTATCGATGCGTTGGGCATGCTCGGCTTTCAACTCGATTCCAGCCCGGACCGCAGCAACAGCGGCTTGCTGCCCTCCAGCGGCAACGATCCGCGCGGCTCGAAAGGCCAGTACGCGAAAATGGGCCTGACCGCCAAAGTGAAGGTTTCGAACACGGTGCTGAAGTACGGTGCACTGCTGCCTGATCTGCCGTTGCTGAAATACAACGACGGCCGTTTGCTGCCGACCATGTTCAACGGCGCCATGCTCACCTCTAAAGAGCTGAAAGACTTGACGTTCATGGCCGCGCGCCTGGACAAGTACACCGCGCGTGATTCCACCGATTCGCAAGACATCCGCGTGCACTGCAAAAACAAGCGCTACGCGTGCAACACCACCGCCGACCATTTCGACATGTACGGCTTCGACTACAAGATCAATGATCGCCTGACTGCGCAGTATCACTACGCCGAACTGGAAGACATTTATCGTCAGCACTTTGTCGGGCTGCTGGGTAATCAACCGTTAGCTGGCGGCGTGCTCAAAGCGGATCTGCGCGTGTTGAAAAGTGCCGACAGCGGTGATGCCAAGGCCGGTTCCATCGATAACCGTGCGTTGAGCGGCATGGTGTCCTATGCGCACAGCGGTCACACGTTCAGCGCCGGTTGGCAGCGTATGAACGGCGACAATTCGATGCCGTACCTCGATGGCAGCAATCCGTATCTGGTCAACTATGTGCAGGTCAACGACTTCGCCGCTGCGCAGGAACGTTCGTGGCAACTGCGTTATGACTATGACTTCAAGGCCATTGGCATTAATGGTTTGAGCTTCCTGACCCGCTACGTGAACGGTGATCACATCAAGGTGTTGGGCAGTGATCAGGAAGGCAAGGAATGGGAACGCGACAGCGAGTTGAAGTATGTGATTCAGACGGGCACGTTCAAGGATGTGAGTCTGCGTTTGAGGAATGCGACTTACCGGACCAACTATGAGAAGTTTGCCCGGGATGTGGATGAGACACGGTTGATTGTGAGTTATAGCTTTTCCGTTCTGTAA
- a CDS encoding sel1 repeat family protein, whose amino-acid sequence MFKLATTSGDLCSVINQCPPGSKKPSEWLDLLIKTATPRAVSGDGEAMAILYNATAELKWLEKSAAAGYAPSQWLLANRYAEGEGTFLLPWKRKNAEEELLKSASESGYPPAMIEYISILFQRNDLESVRYWWDVAAKTGYQAAVASYGAYLSHTPDKVGYTIDLVKGYALVSLLKELDGGGNIQAYVDGKLPQIAEKMTPAQIEEAKKYAIEWKATHPPLSFFPEKIGF is encoded by the coding sequence ATGTTCAAACTTGCAACGACTTCAGGAGATCTTTGCTCCGTCATCAATCAATGTCCTCCAGGAAGCAAAAAACCGAGTGAATGGTTAGACCTATTGATAAAAACCGCAACTCCTCGCGCCGTAAGTGGAGATGGCGAAGCAATGGCGATTTTGTACAATGCAACTGCAGAGTTAAAGTGGTTGGAGAAGTCAGCGGCAGCTGGATATGCACCTTCACAGTGGTTACTCGCCAATCGTTATGCCGAGGGCGAAGGCACATTTTTACTTCCTTGGAAGAGGAAGAATGCTGAGGAGGAGTTGCTAAAATCCGCCTCAGAAAGTGGCTATCCCCCAGCGATGATTGAATATATATCGATCCTTTTCCAACGAAACGATTTAGAAAGTGTTCGATATTGGTGGGACGTGGCGGCAAAAACCGGCTACCAAGCCGCCGTTGCAAGTTATGGTGCGTATCTATCCCATACTCCCGACAAGGTTGGCTATACCATAGATCTAGTTAAAGGCTACGCACTCGTATCCTTGCTTAAAGAACTGGATGGCGGTGGAAACATTCAAGCTTATGTCGATGGCAAGTTACCTCAAATAGCAGAGAAAATGACGCCAGCTCAAATTGAGGAAGCAAAAAAATATGCGATTGAATGGAAGGCTACTCACCCGCCTCTTTCTTTCTTCCCTGAAAAAATAGGCTTTTAA